Proteins from one Pseudomonas grandcourensis genomic window:
- a CDS encoding AmpG family muropeptide MFS transporter, whose translation MPRKTWRAALAAYASPSTLVLLLLGFAAGLPYMLVFSTLSVWLREAGVARETIGYASLIGLAYAFKWVWSPLLDQWRLPLLGKLGRRRSWLVLSQALVILGLIGMGFCDPQKHLSWLIAIAVVVAFASATQDIAVDAYRLEIAEDNRQAALAASYMSGYRVAALLATAGALYFAEGFGSTGFNYKHSAWAGTYILFGALMIPALLTSMFMREPPVPLRTQLQAGRYSFVHQLASVFVLIILLVSVPAMFTQLYNTDFASVLFEGMSPLDLLLEDRAFLRAILYITLTALCLSAMGRRGLAPVLTPVNDFILRYRWQALLLLGLIATYRMSDTVMGVMANVFYIDQGFTKDQIASVSKIFGLIMTLVGAGMGGLLIVRFGILPILFIGGVASAATNILFLMLADMGPNLNMLVLTISLDNFSSGLATSAFVAYLSSLTNLKFSATQYALLSSIMLLLPRLIGGYSGVMVEKFGYHNFFLITALLGVPTLLLIALHWFQENRRAGPTPTPEPMQTPVAEES comes from the coding sequence ATGCCCCGTAAAACCTGGCGCGCCGCGCTCGCCGCTTATGCCAGCCCCTCGACACTCGTGCTGTTGCTGCTTGGTTTCGCCGCCGGCCTGCCTTACATGCTGGTGTTTTCGACACTCTCAGTCTGGCTGCGTGAAGCCGGCGTTGCGCGTGAAACCATTGGCTATGCAAGCCTGATCGGCCTGGCGTATGCCTTCAAATGGGTCTGGTCACCCCTGCTCGACCAATGGCGCCTGCCATTGCTCGGTAAACTCGGGCGACGACGATCCTGGCTCGTGCTGTCCCAGGCACTGGTCATCCTGGGCCTGATCGGGATGGGTTTCTGCGACCCGCAAAAGCATTTGTCCTGGCTGATCGCCATTGCCGTCGTCGTCGCTTTCGCATCAGCGACGCAGGACATCGCGGTCGACGCCTACCGCCTGGAAATCGCCGAAGACAACCGCCAGGCCGCACTCGCCGCCAGCTACATGTCCGGTTACCGGGTCGCTGCGCTGTTGGCTACCGCAGGCGCGCTGTACTTCGCCGAAGGCTTTGGCTCCACCGGCTTCAACTACAAGCATTCGGCCTGGGCCGGCACTTACATCCTGTTCGGTGCCCTGATGATCCCGGCACTGCTGACTTCCATGTTCATGCGCGAACCACCCGTGCCCTTGCGCACGCAACTGCAGGCCGGGCGCTACAGCTTCGTGCATCAATTGGCCTCGGTGTTCGTGCTGATCATCTTGCTGGTGTCCGTGCCGGCCATGTTCACCCAGCTCTACAACACCGACTTCGCCAGCGTATTGTTCGAAGGCATGAGTCCGCTCGACCTGCTGCTCGAAGACCGCGCCTTCCTGCGAGCCATCCTCTATATCACGCTCACCGCCCTGTGCCTCTCGGCCATGGGCCGTCGTGGCTTGGCGCCAGTGCTGACACCGGTCAACGACTTCATCCTGCGATACCGCTGGCAAGCGCTGCTGCTGCTCGGCTTGATCGCCACCTATCGGATGTCCGATACGGTCATGGGCGTGATGGCCAACGTGTTCTACATCGACCAGGGTTTCACCAAGGACCAGATCGCCAGCGTCAGTAAAATCTTCGGTTTGATCATGACCCTGGTCGGCGCCGGCATGGGCGGCCTGTTGATCGTGCGTTTCGGCATCCTGCCGATCCTGTTCATCGGCGGTGTCGCATCCGCGGCGACCAACATCCTGTTCCTGATGCTCGCCGACATGGGCCCCAACCTGAACATGCTGGTGCTGACCATCTCCCTGGACAACTTCAGTTCGGGCCTGGCGACCTCGGCGTTCGTCGCCTACCTGTCGAGCCTGACCAACCTCAAGTTCTCCGCCACCCAATACGCCCTGCTCAGCTCGATCATGCTGTTGCTGCCACGCCTGATCGGCGGCTACTCCGGGGTCATGGTGGAAAAGTTCGGTTACCACAACTTCTTCCTGATCACCGCCCTGCTGGGCGTCCCGACCCTGCTATTGATCGCCTTGCACTGGTTCCAGGAGAACCGCCGTGCAGGCCCGACACCGACACCGGAACCGATGCAGA
- a CDS encoding MGMT family protein — protein sequence MTDPTDEPESAAQIRRTALYLTLAQVPEGKVVSYGQLAELAGLGRAARWVGRTLSQLPGDSKLPWHRVLGANGRISLPVGSPSGDEQRARLRMEGISILNNRVDIQRHGWRPVEHSG from the coding sequence GTGACCGATCCAACCGATGAACCCGAGAGCGCAGCGCAAATCCGACGCACGGCGCTGTATTTGACACTGGCCCAAGTACCCGAGGGCAAAGTCGTCAGCTACGGCCAACTGGCCGAACTTGCAGGACTGGGTCGCGCCGCCCGCTGGGTCGGGCGCACCCTCAGTCAACTGCCCGGCGACAGCAAGTTGCCCTGGCACCGTGTTCTGGGCGCAAACGGTCGTATCAGCCTGCCGGTGGGCAGCCCTTCGGGTGATGAGCAGCGCGCACGATTACGCATGGAGGGCATCAGTATCCTGAACAATCGTGTTGATATTCAGCGCCATGGCTGGCGCCCGGTAGAGCACAGCGGTTAG
- a CDS encoding DUF481 domain-containing protein, producing the protein MLSRSLLCLAVLGASSPLLADTVWLKNGDKLSGNITLFDGGKLLIQTEYAGAVLIDWKQVKTLDSDQELLVKQDAYSGEKAKSLKAADDGKVTLANGEAPKTVELASIQQILKPKPVVEDLVWKGNIDIALDYQRAENDTDDYDIDFKTSARHGRWRHTAEGEYNREFQDDVVTTDNWRAEYSIDRFLTEQWFWQGRLVYKRDKVEDLSRQRTVGTGPGYQFWDNELGAFSLGSLVNRTDYEFSDGSNDDFYALAMKWDYNRYLVGKRVEFFTNGEVGKPLSSVADYALDAEMGLRYKVTDWASLNLKAERDIISGTDDSDLDKTRYTAGFGVTW; encoded by the coding sequence ATGTTGTCCAGATCCCTGCTGTGTCTCGCCGTCCTTGGCGCATCCTCTCCCTTGCTGGCCGATACCGTGTGGTTGAAGAACGGTGACAAGCTGAGCGGCAATATCACGCTGTTCGATGGCGGCAAGCTGCTGATTCAGACCGAGTACGCCGGTGCGGTGTTGATCGACTGGAAACAGGTCAAGACCCTGGACAGCGATCAGGAGTTGCTGGTCAAGCAGGATGCCTACAGTGGCGAGAAAGCCAAATCGTTGAAAGCGGCGGACGACGGCAAGGTCACGCTGGCCAACGGCGAGGCACCAAAGACGGTCGAACTGGCGAGCATCCAGCAGATTCTCAAGCCAAAACCGGTGGTCGAGGATCTGGTGTGGAAAGGCAACATCGATATCGCGCTGGATTACCAGCGGGCGGAAAACGACACCGATGACTACGACATTGATTTCAAGACCAGTGCGCGACACGGTCGCTGGCGGCACACCGCTGAAGGTGAATACAACCGTGAGTTTCAGGATGACGTGGTGACCACGGACAACTGGCGGGCGGAGTACTCCATCGACCGATTCCTGACCGAGCAATGGTTCTGGCAGGGGCGCCTGGTCTACAAGCGCGACAAGGTTGAAGACCTTTCCCGTCAACGCACCGTCGGTACCGGTCCCGGCTATCAGTTCTGGGATAACGAACTCGGGGCGTTCTCCCTGGGCTCGCTGGTCAACCGTACGGACTATGAATTCTCCGATGGCAGCAATGACGATTTCTACGCCCTGGCCATGAAGTGGGACTACAATCGCTACCTGGTCGGCAAGCGTGTCGAGTTCTTCACCAATGGTGAGGTTGGCAAGCCGCTGTCGAGTGTGGCCGACTACGCGCTCGATGCCGAGATGGGGTTACGCTACAAGGTGACTGACTGGGCTTCGCTGAACCTGAAGGCGGAGCGCGACATCATCAGCGGCACCGACGATTCGGATCTGGACAAGACACGCTACACCGCAGGGTTTGGCGTGACCTGGTAA
- a CDS encoding cold-shock protein, whose product MSNRQTGTVKWFNDEKGFGFITPQSGDDLFVHFKAIQSDGFKSLKEGQQVSFIATRGQKGMQAEEVQVI is encoded by the coding sequence ATGTCTAATCGCCAAACCGGTACCGTTAAGTGGTTCAACGATGAAAAAGGCTTCGGCTTCATCACTCCACAATCCGGTGACGACCTGTTCGTTCACTTCAAAGCTATCCAATCCGACGGCTTCAAAAGCCTGAAAGAAGGCCAACAGGTTTCTTTCATCGCTACCCGCGGTCAGAAAGGCATGCAAGCTGAAGAAGTTCAAGTTATCTAA
- the dcd gene encoding dCTP deaminase — MSIKSDKWIRRMAQEHGMIEPFVERQMRGSDDNRVISYGVSSYGYDVRCTNHFKVFTNINSAIVDPKNFDAGSFVDIHSDVCIIPPNSFALASTVEYFRIPRNVLTICLGKSTYARCGIIVNVTPLEPEWEGHVTLEFSNTTNLPAKIYANEGVAQMLFLESDEECEVSYKDRGGKYQGQRGVTLPRT, encoded by the coding sequence ATGAGCATCAAATCGGACAAGTGGATTCGCCGCATGGCGCAGGAACACGGCATGATCGAGCCTTTCGTCGAGCGCCAGATGCGCGGTAGCGACGATAACCGTGTGATCTCCTACGGCGTGTCGAGCTATGGCTACGATGTGCGTTGCACCAATCATTTCAAGGTGTTCACCAACATCAATTCGGCCATCGTCGACCCGAAGAACTTCGATGCCGGCAGCTTCGTCGATATCCACAGCGACGTGTGCATCATCCCGCCGAACTCCTTCGCCCTGGCCAGCACCGTCGAATACTTCCGCATTCCGCGTAACGTTTTGACCATTTGCCTGGGCAAAAGCACCTACGCGCGCTGCGGCATCATCGTCAACGTCACGCCGCTCGAGCCTGAGTGGGAAGGCCACGTGACCCTGGAGTTCTCCAACACCACCAATCTGCCGGCGAAAATCTACGCGAACGAAGGCGTGGCGCAGATGCTGTTCCTGGAGTCCGACGAAGAATGTGAAGTGTCCTACAAGGACCGTGGCGGCAAGTATCAGGGCCAGCGTGGCGTGACCCTGCCGCGCACCTGA
- a CDS encoding ABC transporter ATP-binding protein — protein sequence MYKLTIEGLHKSYGDHEVLKGVSLKAKTGDVISLIGASGSGKSTFLRCINFLEQPNDGAMSLDGQNIRMIKDRHGMHVADADELQRIRTRLAMVFQHFNLWSHMTVLENITMAPRRVLGCDRKEAEDRARRYLDKVGLASRVADQYPAFLSGGQQQRVAIARALAMEPEVMLFDEPTSALDPELVGEVLKVIQGLAEEGRTMIMVTHEMSFARKVSSQVLFLHQGLVEEEGAPEEVLGNPKSERLKQFLSGNLK from the coding sequence ATGTACAAACTGACCATCGAAGGCCTGCATAAAAGCTACGGCGACCATGAAGTCCTCAAAGGTGTTTCGCTCAAGGCCAAGACCGGCGACGTCATCAGCCTGATCGGCGCCAGCGGCTCGGGTAAAAGCACCTTTCTGCGCTGCATCAACTTCCTGGAACAACCCAACGACGGCGCCATGAGCCTCGACGGGCAGAACATCCGCATGATCAAGGATCGTCACGGCATGCACGTGGCCGACGCCGATGAACTGCAGCGGATTCGCACCCGCCTGGCCATGGTGTTCCAGCATTTCAACCTGTGGAGCCACATGACGGTGCTGGAAAACATCACCATGGCGCCGCGCCGGGTACTGGGCTGCGACAGGAAAGAAGCCGAGGACCGCGCCCGGCGCTACCTCGACAAGGTGGGGCTGGCGTCCCGCGTGGCCGACCAATACCCGGCCTTCCTGTCCGGCGGTCAGCAACAACGGGTAGCGATTGCCCGTGCACTGGCCATGGAGCCGGAAGTCATGCTGTTCGACGAGCCGACCTCGGCGCTGGACCCGGAACTGGTGGGTGAAGTGCTCAAGGTGATCCAGGGCCTGGCCGAAGAAGGCCGGACCATGATCATGGTGACCCACGAAATGAGCTTCGCCCGCAAAGTGTCGAGCCAGGTGCTGTTTCTGCACCAGGGCCTGGTGGAGGAAGAAGGCGCGCCGGAAGAGGTGCTGGGCAATCCGAAAAGCGAGCGGTTGAAGCAGTTCCTCAGCGGCAACCTGAAGTAA
- a CDS encoding succinylglutamate desuccinylase/aspartoacylase family protein, which yields MRHQKHDLLAPLPGTARQIHSFHFGPQPANGKIYIQASLHADEMPGMLVAWHLKQRLAELEAAGRLRSEIVLVPVANPVGLEQVLMDVPLGRYELESGQNFNRWFVDLSEEVGNAIEGKLGDDPQHNLQLIRSNLRDALARQTAGTQLQSQRLTLQRLACDADMVLDLHCDFEAVAHLYTTPDAWPQVEPLARYIGAQASLLATDSGGQSFDECFTLLWWQLKERFGEHFDIPPGSFSVTVELRGQGDVNHPMASLDCQALIDYLIQYGAIAGEPAPLPDLPYPATPLAGVEPVATPVGGLLVFTALPGEYLEAGQLIAEIIDPVNDRVTPVHCATAGLMYARSLRRMATAGMVIAHVAGTEAYRSGYLLSP from the coding sequence ATGCGCCACCAGAAACATGACCTGTTGGCCCCGCTGCCGGGGACCGCGAGACAGATCCACAGTTTTCACTTCGGCCCACAACCGGCCAACGGCAAGATCTACATCCAGGCCTCCCTGCACGCCGACGAAATGCCCGGCATGCTGGTGGCCTGGCACCTCAAGCAACGCCTGGCGGAACTGGAAGCCGCCGGTCGCCTGCGCAGCGAAATCGTGCTGGTGCCCGTCGCCAACCCGGTGGGCCTGGAACAGGTACTGATGGATGTGCCGCTGGGTCGCTACGAGCTGGAAAGCGGCCAGAACTTCAACCGCTGGTTCGTCGACCTCAGTGAGGAAGTCGGCAACGCGATCGAAGGCAAGCTCGGTGACGATCCGCAGCACAACCTGCAACTGATCCGCAGCAACCTGCGCGATGCGCTGGCCCGCCAGACCGCCGGCACCCAATTGCAATCCCAGCGCCTGACTCTGCAGCGGCTGGCCTGCGATGCCGACATGGTGCTCGACCTGCATTGCGATTTCGAAGCGGTCGCTCACCTCTACACCACGCCGGATGCCTGGCCGCAGGTCGAGCCGCTGGCCCGCTACATCGGCGCCCAAGCCAGCCTGCTGGCAACCGATTCCGGCGGCCAGTCATTCGACGAATGCTTCACCCTGCTGTGGTGGCAGTTAAAGGAACGCTTCGGCGAGCACTTCGACATTCCGCCAGGCAGTTTTTCGGTGACCGTCGAATTGCGCGGTCAGGGCGACGTCAATCACCCGATGGCCAGCCTCGATTGCCAGGCACTGATCGATTACCTGATCCAATACGGCGCGATCGCCGGCGAACCCGCGCCCCTTCCCGACCTGCCCTACCCGGCGACACCGCTGGCCGGTGTCGAGCCGGTGGCCACGCCGGTGGGCGGACTGCTGGTGTTCACCGCATTGCCGGGTGAATACCTTGAAGCCGGGCAACTGATCGCCGAGATCATTGATCCGGTCAACGATCGGGTCACTCCGGTTCATTGCGCCACAGCCGGGCTGATGTACGCCCGCTCGCTGCGCCGCATGGCCACTGCCGGCATGGTGATCGCCCACGTCGCGGGCACCGAAGCCTATCGCAGCGGCTATCTACTTTCGCCTTGA
- a CDS encoding ABC transporter permease: MIELLQEYWKPFLYSDGNNITGLAMTMWLLSASIFFGFIVSIPLSIARVSPHFYIRWPVQFYTYLFRGTPLYIQLLICYTGIYSLAAIRAQPVLDAFFRDAMNCTILAFALNTCAYTTEIFAGAIRSMNHGEVEAAKAYGLTGWKLYAYVIMPSALRRSLPYYSNEVILMLHSTTVAFTATIPDILKVARDANSATFLTFQSFGIAALIYLTVTFALVGLFRLAERRWLAFLGPTH; encoded by the coding sequence ATGATCGAACTTCTGCAGGAATACTGGAAACCCTTCCTCTATAGCGACGGCAACAACATCACCGGCCTGGCCATGACGATGTGGCTGCTCAGCGCTTCGATCTTCTTCGGTTTTATCGTGTCGATCCCGCTGTCCATCGCCCGTGTATCGCCGCACTTCTACATCCGTTGGCCGGTGCAGTTCTATACCTACCTGTTCCGTGGCACGCCGCTCTATATCCAGCTGCTGATCTGCTACACCGGGATCTACAGCCTGGCCGCCATTCGGGCCCAGCCCGTACTGGACGCATTCTTTCGCGATGCGATGAACTGCACGATCCTGGCCTTCGCCCTGAACACCTGCGCCTACACCACGGAGATTTTCGCCGGGGCCATTCGCAGCATGAACCACGGCGAAGTCGAAGCGGCCAAGGCTTACGGCCTGACCGGTTGGAAGTTGTACGCCTATGTGATCATGCCATCGGCCTTGCGTCGCTCGTTGCCGTACTACAGCAACGAAGTGATCCTGATGCTGCACTCGACCACCGTGGCCTTCACCGCGACCATCCCGGATATCCTGAAAGTCGCGCGGGACGCCAACTCGGCGACCTTCCTGACCTTCCAGTCGTTCGGCATCGCCGCGCTGATCTACCTGACCGTCACTTTTGCGCTGGTCGGCCTGTTCCGCCTTGCCGAACGCCGATGGCTGGCCTTCCTCGGGCCGACCCACTAG
- a CDS encoding ABC transporter permease, with product MFEILLENLGLSAFSLKGFGPLLMQGTWMTIKLSALSLLVAVLLGLLGASAKLSKVKLMRVPAQLYTTLIRGVPDLVLMLLIFYSLQTWLTSFTDYMEWEYIEINPFSAGVITLGFIYGAYFTETFRGAILAVPRGQVEAATAYGLKRGQRFWIVVFPQMMRYALPGIGNNWMVMLKATALVSIIGLADLVKAAQDAGKSSYQLFYFLVIAALIYLVITSASNFILRWLERRYSAGTREAVR from the coding sequence ATGTTCGAAATCCTATTAGAAAATCTGGGGCTCTCTGCCTTCAGCCTCAAGGGCTTCGGTCCGCTGCTGATGCAAGGCACCTGGATGACGATCAAGTTGTCGGCGTTGTCGCTGTTGGTAGCCGTGTTGCTCGGGCTGCTCGGCGCCAGTGCCAAGCTGTCAAAAGTCAAACTGATGCGCGTGCCTGCCCAGCTCTACACCACACTCATTCGCGGCGTTCCGGATCTGGTCCTGATGCTGCTGATCTTCTACAGCCTGCAAACCTGGCTGACCTCGTTTACCGATTACATGGAATGGGAATACATCGAGATCAACCCGTTTAGCGCCGGGGTCATCACCCTGGGCTTCATCTACGGTGCGTATTTCACCGAAACCTTCCGTGGCGCGATTCTCGCCGTCCCACGGGGTCAGGTCGAAGCGGCCACCGCCTATGGCCTCAAGCGCGGCCAGCGTTTCTGGATCGTGGTGTTCCCGCAGATGATGCGTTATGCCCTGCCGGGTATCGGCAACAACTGGATGGTGATGCTCAAGGCCACCGCCCTGGTGTCGATCATCGGCCTCGCCGACCTGGTCAAGGCTGCCCAGGACGCCGGCAAAAGCAGCTATCAGCTGTTTTACTTCCTGGTAATTGCAGCGCTGATCTATCTGGTGATCACCAGCGCGTCCAACTTCATTCTGCGCTGGCTCGAACGTCGTTACTCCGCCGGTACCCGAGAGGCCGTACGATGA
- a CDS encoding transporter substrate-binding domain-containing protein: MKKALLTLSALALCMAAGSAMAKEYKELRFGVDPSYAPFESKAADGSLVGFDIDLGNAICAELKVKCKWVESDFDGMIPGLKANKFDGVISSMTVTEAREKVIDFSSELFSGPTAYVFKKGSGVTEDVASLKGKTVGYEQGTIQEAYAKAVLDKAGVKTQAYANQDQVYADLTSGRLDAGIQDMLQAELGFLKSPQGTDYDVTKPVDNALLPAKTAVGIKKGNTELKALLDKGIKALHDDGTYATIQKKHFGDLNLYSGK; this comes from the coding sequence ATGAAAAAAGCATTGCTGACCCTTTCTGCACTGGCGTTGTGCATGGCTGCTGGCTCCGCCATGGCGAAGGAGTACAAAGAACTGCGTTTCGGCGTTGACCCTTCCTACGCACCGTTCGAATCGAAAGCGGCCGATGGCAGCCTGGTAGGCTTTGACATCGATCTGGGCAACGCGATCTGCGCCGAACTGAAGGTCAAGTGCAAGTGGGTCGAAAGTGACTTCGATGGCATGATTCCGGGCCTGAAAGCCAATAAATTCGACGGAGTGATCTCGTCGATGACCGTTACTGAAGCCCGCGAAAAAGTCATCGACTTCTCCAGCGAGCTGTTCTCCGGCCCTACCGCCTACGTGTTCAAGAAAGGTTCCGGCGTGACTGAAGACGTTGCCTCGCTCAAGGGCAAAACCGTCGGTTACGAACAAGGCACCATTCAGGAAGCCTATGCCAAGGCCGTTCTGGACAAGGCCGGGGTGAAAACCCAGGCTTACGCCAACCAGGATCAGGTCTACGCCGACCTGACTTCGGGTCGTCTCGATGCAGGGATCCAGGACATGCTGCAAGCCGAACTGGGCTTCCTGAAGTCGCCACAGGGTACCGACTACGATGTCACCAAGCCGGTCGACAACGCTTTGCTGCCAGCCAAAACAGCCGTTGGCATTAAGAAAGGTAACACCGAGCTGAAAGCACTTTTGGATAAAGGTATCAAAGCGTTACACGATGATGGCACCTACGCCACCATTCAGAAGAAACACTTTGGCGATCTGAATCTGTACAGCGGCAAATAA